Proteins encoded together in one Rhizobacter sp. J219 window:
- the htpG gene encoding molecular chaperone HtpG → MEKQTLSFQAEVKQILHLVTHSLYSNKEIFLRELVSNASDACDKLRFEALNNAAIYEDAPNLEVRVSFDKAAKTITIRDNGIGLSAEEAVANLGTIAKSGTREFMAKLEGDQKKDAQLIGQFGVGFYSGFIVADRITVESRRAGVKAEEGVRWSSDGSGDFEVETITKPTRGTDVILHLREGEEEFLSAWKLRSIIGKYSDHISLPVLMQKEEWDAEKGEQIVKDEWSPVNKAAALWTRSKSDITTEQYHEFYKQISYDTEAPLAYTHNRVEGRSEYTQLLYIPAKAPFDLWNRDKRGGVKLYVKRVFIMDDAEALMPVYLRFVKGVIDSADLPLNVSRELLQESRDVKAIREGSTKRVLSMLEGLANSEDEAERTKYAKFWKDFGAVLKEGVGEDHTNQERLVKLFRFASTHADEGVSMEDYVKRMKEGQEAIYYVTADTLAAAKNSPQLEIFRKKGIEVLLLTDRVDEWMLSHVYEFEGKPLQSVAKGAIDLGKLQDEAEKKQAEEAATAFKPVLDRLKDVLKDRAKDVRVTTRLVDSPACLVVEEGDISGHLARMLKQAGQTAPATQPTLEVNAEHALVKRLDGSAHFDDLAHILFDQAVLAEGGHLEDPAAYVRRVNALLTA, encoded by the coding sequence ATGGAAAAACAAACCCTTTCCTTCCAGGCCGAGGTCAAGCAGATCCTGCACCTCGTCACGCACTCGCTCTACTCCAACAAGGAAATCTTCCTGCGCGAGCTGGTGTCGAACGCGTCGGACGCGTGCGACAAGCTGCGCTTCGAGGCACTCAACAACGCGGCCATATATGAAGACGCGCCCAATCTCGAGGTGCGGGTGAGCTTCGACAAAGCCGCCAAGACCATCACCATCCGCGACAACGGCATCGGCTTGTCGGCCGAAGAAGCGGTGGCCAACCTCGGCACCATTGCCAAGAGCGGCACGCGCGAATTCATGGCCAAGCTCGAAGGCGACCAGAAGAAGGACGCGCAGCTGATCGGCCAGTTCGGTGTGGGCTTCTACTCGGGTTTCATCGTCGCCGACCGCATCACCGTCGAGTCGCGCCGTGCGGGCGTGAAAGCGGAAGAGGGCGTGCGCTGGAGCAGCGACGGCAGCGGCGACTTCGAGGTCGAGACCATCACCAAGCCGACGCGCGGCACCGATGTGATCCTGCACCTGCGCGAAGGCGAAGAAGAATTCCTGAGCGCGTGGAAGCTGCGCTCGATCATCGGCAAGTACTCCGACCACATCTCGCTGCCGGTGCTGATGCAGAAGGAAGAGTGGGACGCCGAAAAGGGCGAGCAGATCGTCAAAGACGAGTGGTCGCCGGTCAACAAGGCCGCGGCCCTCTGGACGCGCAGCAAGAGCGACATCACCACCGAGCAGTACCACGAGTTCTACAAGCAGATCAGCTACGACACCGAAGCGCCGCTGGCCTACACGCACAACCGCGTCGAGGGCCGCAGCGAATACACGCAGCTGCTCTACATCCCGGCCAAGGCGCCGTTCGACCTGTGGAACCGCGACAAGCGCGGCGGCGTGAAGCTCTATGTGAAGCGCGTCTTCATCATGGACGACGCCGAGGCGCTGATGCCGGTGTACCTGCGCTTCGTGAAGGGCGTGATCGACAGTGCCGACCTGCCGCTCAACGTGAGCCGCGAGCTGCTGCAGGAGAGCCGCGATGTGAAGGCGATCCGCGAAGGCTCGACCAAGCGCGTGCTGTCGATGCTGGAAGGACTGGCCAACAGCGAGGACGAAGCCGAGCGCACGAAGTACGCGAAGTTCTGGAAGGACTTCGGCGCGGTGCTGAAGGAAGGCGTGGGCGAGGACCACACGAACCAGGAACGGCTGGTCAAACTCTTCCGCTTTGCGTCGACGCATGCGGACGAGGGCGTGTCGATGGAGGACTACGTCAAGCGCATGAAGGAAGGTCAGGAGGCGATCTACTACGTGACCGCCGACACGCTGGCCGCTGCGAAGAACAGTCCGCAGCTCGAGATCTTCCGCAAGAAGGGCATCGAGGTGCTGCTGCTCACCGACCGCGTCGACGAGTGGATGCTGAGCCACGTCTACGAGTTCGAAGGCAAGCCGCTGCAGAGCGTGGCCAAGGGCGCCATCGACCTCGGCAAGCTGCAGGACGAAGCAGAGAAGAAGCAGGCCGAAGAAGCCGCCACCGCTTTCAAGCCGGTGCTCGACCGCCTGAAGGACGTGCTGAAGGACCGCGCGAAGGATGTTCGCGTGACCACGCGCCTCGTCGATTCACCCGCCTGCCTGGTGGTGGAAGAAGGCGACATCAGCGGCCACCTCGCACGCATGCTGAAGCAGGCGGGACAGACCGCGCCGGCGACGCAACCGACGCTGGAAGTGAATGCCGAGCACGCGCTGGTGAAGCGCCTGGACGGCAGCGCGCATTTCGACGACCTGGCCCACATCCTGTTCGACCAGGCGGTGCTGGCCGAAGGTGGGCACCTCGAAGATCCGGCGGCCTATGTGCGGCGTGTGAACGCCTTGCTGACGGCCTGA